Proteins encoded in a region of the Fimbriimonadia bacterium genome:
- the purS gene encoding phosphoribosylformylglycinamidine synthase subunit PurS, with protein MAQVRVYVRLKPALLDTAGRTVETALHRMGWPTVSNMRIGKLIEFEMDGGDEQAVREMCSKLLANPVIEDYSIEVTTP; from the coding sequence ATGGCCCAAGTGAGGGTGTATGTTAGGTTGAAACCCGCTTTGCTCGATACGGCGGGACGCACCGTGGAGACCGCCTTGCATCGCATGGGTTGGCCCACCGTCTCCAACATGCGCATCGGCAAGCTCATCGAGTTCGAGATGGATGGTGGGGACGAGCAGGCGGTGCGTGAGATGTGTTCCAAGCTCCTCGCCAACCCGGTGATCGAAGACTACTCCATCGAAGTGACGACGCCGTGA